A stretch of Chitinophaga caeni DNA encodes these proteins:
- a CDS encoding endonuclease/exonuclease/phosphatase family protein, whose protein sequence is MILNKRLLAGCFVAAAFFTACKSSQTKQDQSKKNFKVLTYNIHHANPPGEAKDYIDLDTIAGTIKNSGADLVAIQELDSVAGRSGKEFQLKVLAGKLGMHYYFGKAIDYDGGGYGIGILSKYPILETRTVPLENIAGFSGENRAFIIAKVQLDKQRQIYFGSTHLDVTTAKNRDFQAAQIVKEARTLSLPFIIGGDFNALDTSQTVRTLQSYFSDASQLKAPTIPTHKPRRRIDYLWYAPAGSFKVISEKVLTGEQYGSDHLPFLASFELKTER, encoded by the coding sequence ATGATATTGAACAAAAGATTGCTAGCCGGATGCTTCGTTGCCGCGGCATTTTTCACAGCGTGCAAATCCAGCCAGACCAAGCAAGATCAAAGTAAAAAAAACTTCAAGGTATTAACTTATAATATTCACCATGCCAACCCGCCGGGGGAAGCAAAAGATTATATTGACTTAGACACAATTGCCGGGACTATAAAAAATTCCGGCGCCGACCTGGTTGCCATCCAGGAGTTGGATAGCGTGGCAGGACGTTCGGGTAAAGAATTTCAGCTGAAAGTATTAGCCGGTAAGTTAGGGATGCATTATTATTTCGGTAAAGCCATCGATTATGATGGTGGTGGTTATGGCATAGGAATTTTATCGAAATATCCTATCCTCGAAACACGCACGGTACCGCTTGAAAACATAGCGGGATTTTCGGGGGAAAACCGGGCCTTTATTATTGCTAAAGTTCAACTGGACAAACAACGGCAAATTTATTTCGGCAGCACCCACCTGGATGTAACCACAGCCAAGAACAGGGATTTCCAGGCGGCACAAATCGTTAAAGAAGCCCGTACACTTTCTTTACCGTTTATTATCGGCGGTGATTTCAATGCCTTGGATACCAGTCAAACAGTTAGAACATTGCAATCTTATTTTAGCGATGCCAGCCAATTGAAAGCGCCGACCATACCAACGCACAAACCGCGCAGGAGAATAGATTACCTATGGTATGCACCCGCGGGAAGTTTCAAGGTTATCTCGGAAAAAGTGTTGACAGGGGAACAATACGGTTCGGATCACCTGCCCTTCCTGGCAAGTTTCGAGTTGAAAACCGAGCGATAA
- a CDS encoding phytoene/squalene synthase family protein — translation MNTIETYSAVCMKCSREVTKHYSTSFSWAIKLLHKDLQRHIHAIYGFVRLADEIVDTFHQYDKEKLLNVFRSDVYAAIHNKVSLNPVLQSFQLTIHQYNIPLQLVDDFLESMEMDLDKKVYHTHEELDSYIYGSAEVVGLMCLMVFCEGNEALYNDLVPTAQQLGAAFQKINFLRDLEDDQSHLQRSYFPGVDLRNFDEQVKQTVENGIATDFEAAMKGILKLPIKARFGVYVAYRYYFSLFKRIRKQRAASILQQRIRIPNVQKLAIILDAGIRSKMGAW, via the coding sequence ATGAACACAATCGAAACATATTCAGCCGTATGTATGAAATGTAGCCGCGAGGTTACCAAGCATTATAGTACCTCGTTTTCCTGGGCGATCAAATTATTGCATAAAGATTTGCAACGGCATATTCATGCCATTTATGGGTTTGTTCGTTTAGCGGACGAAATTGTAGACACTTTTCACCAGTACGATAAAGAGAAGTTACTGAATGTATTTCGATCCGATGTATATGCGGCGATCCATAATAAGGTTAGCTTGAACCCGGTTTTACAAAGCTTCCAGCTAACGATACATCAATATAACATCCCCCTGCAACTGGTCGATGATTTCCTGGAAAGCATGGAGATGGATCTTGATAAAAAAGTTTATCATACCCATGAGGAACTAGATTCTTATATCTATGGATCTGCGGAAGTAGTGGGTTTGATGTGCCTGATGGTTTTTTGCGAAGGGAATGAAGCGCTGTACAATGATTTGGTCCCGACGGCTCAACAACTCGGGGCAGCTTTTCAAAAGATTAATTTTTTGCGCGATCTGGAAGATGATCAATCTCATTTACAACGCTCGTATTTCCCGGGTGTCGATCTAAGAAATTTTGATGAACAGGTAAAGCAAACAGTGGAAAATGGTATTGCAACGGACTTCGAAGCAGCTATGAAAGGTATCTTGAAATTGCCGATCAAGGCACGCTTCGGGGTCTACGTTGCATACCGGTATTATTTTTCGCTGTTTAAAAGAATTAGGAAGCAGCGGGCAGCATCCATCCTGCAACAAAGGATCAGGATTCCCAATGTTCAAAAATTAGCTATCATTTTAGATGCTGGTATCCGCAGTAAAATGGGCGCCTGGTAA
- a CDS encoding MarR family winged helix-turn-helix transcriptional regulator, which produces MLILLKPGGDLDYTFIKSLIGLAEEYEHATCLEQPELSEFVRWIESGRQSTMPAAPASTPEGYSDAHVGGMISKLIVYMYRYAKLYIKKGLEGSPLQSMDEFGYMVSLLQHGPMNKTQLIQRNIQEKPTGIEIINRMIKLGFIEEQPNPQDKRSKDLFVSESGRLMMGQLFHNMDQISRLILGDLSPAEQLQLMNLLLRLDDFHKPIFMNNLDKVDEILKKD; this is translated from the coding sequence TTGTTAATTTTGTTAAAACCGGGAGGAGATTTGGATTATACATTTATAAAATCTTTAATAGGATTAGCGGAAGAATATGAGCATGCTACGTGCTTGGAACAGCCGGAGCTTAGCGAGTTCGTGCGTTGGATAGAATCGGGCAGGCAATCTACTATGCCGGCAGCGCCCGCCTCTACTCCGGAGGGCTATAGTGATGCACATGTTGGGGGAATGATTAGCAAGTTAATCGTTTACATGTACCGCTATGCCAAATTATATATAAAGAAGGGCTTGGAAGGCAGTCCCTTACAATCGATGGACGAGTTCGGTTACATGGTAAGTTTATTACAGCATGGCCCGATGAATAAAACGCAGTTAATACAAAGAAACATACAAGAAAAGCCGACGGGTATTGAAATTATTAACCGGATGATCAAGTTGGGATTCATAGAAGAACAACCGAATCCGCAAGATAAGCGCAGCAAGGATTTATTTGTAAGTGAAAGCGGTAGGTTGATGATGGGGCAGTTATTCCATAATATGGATCAAATCTCCCGGCTGATCCTCGGTGATTTATCCCCGGCGGAGCAGTTACAGTTGATGAACCTGCTCCTCCGGTTAGACGATTTTCATAAACCGATATTTATGAACAACCTGGATAAAGTAGATGAGATTCTAAAAAAAGATTGA
- a CDS encoding lycopene cyclase family protein: MTRYDYIIAGGGCAGRSLAVRLLPYLEAKGKKLLIVDREFKHSNDRTWCFWEEKQGLFESIVYKRWSNLKVASADRQLQFSIAPYQYKMIRGIDFYQFTDQLLEHAPQVDFLKAVVAEMGQDKNSAYVIIDGDKYLADYIFNSISPVVKNDPFPFIKMLQHFKGWVIETGEPVFDPGQAVFMDFDAPQTQGTGFYYVLPFTETSALIEYTVFSPAMLEDKEYDTALSGFVRTHLHATAYKILEVEKGSIPMTDYPFNRNNDRIIHTGTAGGQTKASSGYTFNFIQKDCEAILNALIEDVPIGTYRGTPGRFHTYDGILLDVLQNSSSKGKDIFMRLFERNDPRKVLKFLDNETNIWEECSIFLTLQLLDFTRSYIRRSYRIAMAGT; this comes from the coding sequence ATGACCCGGTACGATTATATAATAGCAGGTGGTGGTTGCGCCGGGCGCAGCTTGGCGGTTCGCTTGTTGCCTTACCTGGAAGCCAAGGGGAAAAAGTTATTGATCGTTGACCGGGAGTTTAAACATTCTAATGATAGAACATGGTGCTTTTGGGAAGAAAAGCAGGGGCTGTTTGAGTCCATCGTTTATAAAAGATGGTCAAACTTAAAAGTAGCTTCGGCAGATAGGCAATTGCAATTTTCTATCGCACCTTACCAGTACAAAATGATCCGCGGGATCGATTTTTATCAGTTTACCGACCAATTATTAGAACATGCGCCACAGGTAGACTTCTTAAAGGCCGTAGTAGCCGAGATGGGGCAAGATAAAAACTCCGCTTACGTTATCATTGATGGAGATAAATACCTGGCCGATTATATTTTCAATAGCATTTCCCCGGTCGTAAAAAATGATCCTTTTCCGTTTATAAAGATGTTGCAACATTTTAAGGGTTGGGTCATAGAAACCGGGGAACCCGTTTTTGATCCGGGGCAAGCGGTCTTCATGGATTTCGATGCCCCGCAAACTCAAGGCACGGGCTTTTATTATGTACTACCATTTACGGAAACCAGCGCCCTGATCGAGTACACGGTTTTCTCTCCCGCCATGTTAGAAGATAAGGAATACGATACGGCCTTATCAGGATTTGTTCGCACACATCTGCATGCTACCGCTTACAAGATATTAGAAGTGGAAAAGGGTAGTATCCCTATGACGGATTATCCTTTCAACAGGAATAATGATAGGATCATCCATACCGGTACTGCCGGTGGGCAAACAAAAGCTTCCAGCGGGTACACGTTTAATTTTATACAGAAGGATTGTGAAGCAATTCTTAACGCTTTAATAGAAGATGTTCCGATAGGTACGTACCGGGGAACACCCGGTCGCTTTCATACTTATGATGGAATTTTGCTCGATGTATTACAAAATTCTTCTTCGAAAGGTAAAGATATTTTCATGAGATTATTCGAAAGAAATGATCCCCGGAAGGTATTGAAGTTTCTCGATAACGAAACGAATATATGGGAAGAATGCAGCATCTTTTTAACCTTGCAACTATTGGATTTCACTAGGTCTTATATCAGGCGATCTTACAGGATCGCAATGGCTGGCACATAA
- a CDS encoding sterol desaturase family protein, translating into MILFFYILIVLLTFILMEGVAWATHKYVMHGLLWYLHKDHHQKTPHFFEKNDAFFLIFAIPSILLFWFGLKDGLNWMFFMALGIFLYGLAYFMVHDVIIHQRFKWFSRSNNRYIRSIRWAHKMHHKHLERHDGEAFGMLWVTKKYWRSDLNTLHK; encoded by the coding sequence ATGATTTTATTTTTTTATATACTCATCGTACTGCTCACTTTTATCCTGATGGAAGGGGTGGCATGGGCAACGCATAAATATGTAATGCATGGATTGTTATGGTATCTACATAAAGATCATCACCAGAAAACACCGCATTTCTTCGAGAAGAATGATGCGTTCTTCCTCATCTTTGCCATTCCCAGTATATTATTGTTTTGGTTCGGTTTGAAGGATGGCCTGAACTGGATGTTTTTCATGGCCCTGGGCATTTTTCTATACGGCTTAGCGTATTTTATGGTGCATGATGTTATTATTCACCAGCGTTTTAAATGGTTTTCCCGCTCTAACAACCGCTATATACGCTCCATCCGTTGGGCGCATAAAATGCATCATAAGCACCTGGAGCGGCATGACGGGGAAGCCTTCGGGATGCTTTGGGTAACGAAGAAATATTGGAGAAGCGACCTAAATACTCTGCATAAATGA
- a CDS encoding phytoene desaturase family protein has protein sequence MDKVIVIGAGFSGLAAACCLAAEGIEVTVLEKHDQAGGRARQLKSEGFTFDMGPSWYWMPGVFERFFNRFGKKTTDYYTLKRLSPSYRVAWEDGNMDIPSGYAELRKLFESVEKGSARKLDKFLDGAAKKYAIGMERLAYQPALSLKEFVDKDVIRSLLQLDLFNSMSKHIGKYFNDPKLRQILSFPVLFLGAMPDHIPALYSLMNYADIKLGTWYPVEGGMYSIVKAMQSLATSLGVAFEFQQDVAAFEFVGNKVTNVVTTAGKHWEADGVVATADYHFIEQELLPPSYRTYSDSYWTKRDMAPSCLLYYIGLNKKLPGLQHHSLFFDAPFDQHAADIYKSPKWPDDPLFYACCTSVSDETVAPPGCENLFLLIPVAPGLSGDTVELREFYFKKIIKRMEKHLQTSIMPHIIFQQHYATSNFMQDYNAFKGNAYGLANTLTQTALLKPSLRSRKVKNLVYAGQLTVPGPGVPPAIISGEIAAGEILKTLASKNAMMI, from the coding sequence ATGGATAAAGTCATTGTAATAGGTGCTGGTTTTTCAGGTTTGGCTGCTGCTTGTTGCTTGGCTGCAGAAGGGATTGAAGTAACGGTATTGGAAAAACATGACCAGGCCGGCGGCAGGGCGAGGCAATTAAAGTCGGAGGGTTTTACATTCGATATGGGGCCAAGTTGGTATTGGATGCCGGGTGTATTCGAACGTTTTTTCAACCGTTTCGGTAAAAAGACCACTGATTATTACACGTTGAAACGTTTATCACCTTCTTACAGGGTTGCCTGGGAGGATGGAAATATGGACATCCCGAGCGGGTACGCCGAGTTGAGAAAATTATTTGAATCGGTAGAAAAAGGGAGCGCCCGGAAGCTGGACAAATTTTTAGATGGGGCGGCAAAAAAGTACGCCATCGGCATGGAGAGATTGGCATATCAACCCGCTTTGAGTTTGAAGGAATTCGTAGATAAAGATGTCATAAGATCCCTGTTGCAATTAGACCTGTTCAATTCAATGTCGAAGCATATCGGCAAATATTTTAATGATCCTAAACTTCGGCAGATACTGTCTTTCCCGGTTTTATTTCTCGGCGCGATGCCAGATCATATCCCGGCATTATATAGTTTAATGAATTACGCCGATATCAAACTAGGTACATGGTACCCGGTGGAAGGCGGTATGTACAGTATCGTGAAAGCTATGCAATCCTTAGCCACATCTTTGGGAGTTGCATTCGAGTTTCAACAGGATGTAGCGGCATTTGAATTTGTAGGAAATAAGGTAACAAATGTCGTTACGACCGCGGGGAAACATTGGGAGGCCGACGGGGTGGTGGCCACTGCTGATTACCACTTCATCGAGCAAGAGCTGTTACCGCCTTCTTACCGTACCTATTCCGATTCCTATTGGACTAAGCGGGATATGGCGCCATCCTGTTTACTATATTATATCGGCTTGAATAAGAAGTTGCCGGGATTGCAGCATCACTCGCTATTTTTTGATGCGCCATTCGATCAACATGCTGCCGATATATACAAGTCGCCCAAGTGGCCGGATGATCCATTATTTTATGCTTGTTGTACCTCGGTATCTGATGAAACAGTTGCCCCGCCGGGATGCGAGAACTTGTTTTTATTGATCCCGGTTGCACCCGGACTATCCGGCGATACAGTTGAACTGCGGGAGTTTTATTTCAAGAAAATTATCAAGCGGATGGAAAAGCATTTACAAACTTCCATCATGCCGCATATTATATTTCAACAGCATTATGCGACTTCGAATTTTATGCAAGACTACAATGCCTTTAAAGGAAATGCTTACGGTCTTGCCAATACCTTAACGCAAACCGCATTATTAAAACCTTCACTCAGAAGCAGGAAAGTGAAAAACTTGGTTTACGCGGGACAATTAACCGTTCCCGGGCCGGGCGTTCCCCCGGCGATTATTTCGGGGGAAATAGCAGCCGGGGAGATTCTCAAAACATTAGCGTCCAAAAATGCGATGATGATATGA
- a CDS encoding phosphocholine-specific phospholipase C has translation MTDSRRDFLKKSVLLSGATGLSTILPASVQKAFAIDPSPGSTYLDAEHIVILMQENRSFDHCFGTLQGVRGFNDPRAITLPDGKPVWCQTNEKGETYAPFRLDLKDSKVTWMGALPHSRPSQVDAWNKGKYDQWLPAKRSGHKEFKEMPLTMGYVTRQDIPFNYAMADAFTVCDQNFCSAMTSTTPNRSFFWTGKISTEVDGVMQAHIRNDNYSYGKLGWKTFPEYLQENGIEWKFYQNDISCGGGFKGEERSWLANFGCNLLEFFAAYNVKFSKRYVESLIKQIDTLPEEINKLQEASPSTEDAARKNRESINKKQAALDNAKEEFAKWNKESYEKLTGQQKQLFNRAFVNNAADPDFHKLTALKYKDGKKERELNVPEGDLFYQFRKDVNEGKLPTVSWLASPQNFSDHPSAPWYGAWYVSEILDILTNNEEVWKKTIFILTYDENDGYYDHVPPYSICDNKLPGTGKCSPSIDTEIEHVRLDAELKQGLSKKNARESPIGLGFRVPLVVASPWSRGGKVCSQLFEHTSTLQFLETFINQKFKKNIHAENISNWRRAISGDLTSVFSPFDGSKPKPLPFIEQHKIVEDIYNAKFKNLPNGYREISDRDANEIAGKGLRLQEKGTRPSCALPYELYADANKEPGSSVLKLQLKAGNKIFGKKSAGAPFTAYAPAKFKGELNRNWSFALVAGDQLDYDWNIQEFDDNNYRLRVGAPNGFYREFVGDANDPSIHVSAKPEVSGVGMKPTGNLVVQVKNLAASPVSILVADNAYGNKSISREIAAKSTVEMVLPLSKSKGWYDWSMTVKGEKKYLRRYAGRVEDGKESLTDPFMGGEV, from the coding sequence ATGACGGATTCAAGAAGAGATTTTCTTAAAAAATCAGTTCTATTATCCGGTGCTACAGGACTTTCCACGATACTTCCCGCCTCCGTGCAGAAAGCTTTCGCTATAGATCCTTCTCCCGGTAGCACTTATTTAGATGCAGAACACATTGTAATCTTAATGCAGGAAAACCGCTCTTTCGATCATTGCTTCGGTACTTTGCAAGGCGTGAGGGGCTTCAATGATCCCAGGGCTATTACTTTGCCTGATGGAAAACCTGTTTGGTGCCAAACTAATGAGAAAGGGGAAACGTATGCTCCTTTCCGCTTGGATTTGAAGGACAGTAAAGTTACCTGGATGGGCGCTTTGCCGCATTCCAGGCCCAGCCAAGTGGATGCTTGGAACAAGGGTAAGTACGATCAATGGCTCCCGGCGAAACGTTCCGGACATAAGGAGTTCAAGGAAATGCCGTTGACCATGGGATACGTTACCCGGCAAGATATTCCATTTAACTACGCCATGGCAGATGCTTTCACCGTTTGTGATCAGAATTTCTGTTCCGCGATGACCAGTACAACTCCCAACCGCTCTTTCTTTTGGACAGGTAAGATCAGTACCGAGGTTGACGGCGTTATGCAGGCACATATCCGGAATGACAATTACAGCTATGGAAAGTTGGGCTGGAAAACATTCCCTGAATATTTACAAGAGAATGGCATTGAATGGAAATTTTATCAAAATGATATCAGTTGCGGCGGCGGATTTAAAGGCGAAGAACGTTCGTGGTTAGCTAATTTCGGATGTAATCTCTTGGAATTTTTCGCTGCTTATAACGTGAAATTCTCCAAGCGTTACGTGGAGAGCTTAATCAAGCAAATAGATACTTTGCCGGAGGAGATTAACAAGCTCCAGGAAGCCAGTCCTTCAACGGAAGATGCCGCCCGGAAAAACAGGGAAAGCATCAATAAGAAGCAGGCGGCACTGGATAATGCGAAGGAAGAGTTTGCCAAATGGAATAAAGAATCGTATGAAAAATTAACCGGTCAGCAAAAGCAGCTTTTCAACCGCGCCTTCGTGAATAATGCTGCTGATCCTGATTTTCATAAGCTCACAGCATTAAAATATAAAGACGGAAAAAAGGAACGTGAATTAAATGTTCCCGAAGGTGACCTGTTTTATCAATTCCGTAAAGATGTGAACGAGGGGAAATTACCGACCGTGTCTTGGTTGGCCAGCCCGCAAAATTTCTCCGATCACCCCAGCGCCCCATGGTACGGCGCATGGTATGTATCCGAAATTTTAGATATCCTTACGAATAACGAAGAGGTGTGGAAGAAAACGATCTTCATTTTAACTTATGATGAAAATGATGGTTATTATGATCACGTGCCTCCATATTCTATTTGCGATAACAAATTGCCGGGAACCGGGAAATGTTCGCCTTCTATCGATACCGAGATTGAACATGTTCGCCTGGATGCTGAATTGAAACAAGGGCTTAGTAAAAAGAATGCCCGCGAATCCCCGATAGGATTGGGCTTCCGGGTGCCGCTGGTAGTGGCTTCCCCTTGGAGTAGGGGCGGTAAGGTTTGTTCACAGTTATTTGAACATACGTCTACTTTGCAGTTCTTGGAAACCTTTATTAACCAAAAATTTAAGAAAAATATTCACGCTGAGAATATCAGTAACTGGCGCAGGGCTATCAGCGGCGACCTAACCTCGGTATTTAGCCCCTTTGATGGCAGCAAACCGAAGCCTTTACCTTTTATTGAACAGCACAAGATCGTTGAAGATATCTATAACGCGAAGTTCAAGAATCTGCCCAATGGTTACCGTGAGATCTCCGATCGCGATGCGAACGAGATTGCCGGCAAAGGTTTGCGTTTACAAGAAAAAGGAACGCGCCCTTCCTGTGCCTTACCGTATGAATTATATGCTGATGCCAATAAAGAACCCGGTTCAAGTGTATTGAAGTTGCAGCTAAAAGCAGGGAACAAAATATTTGGTAAGAAGTCCGCCGGCGCCCCGTTTACGGCCTATGCTCCCGCTAAGTTCAAAGGGGAGTTAAACCGGAACTGGTCGTTTGCTTTGGTGGCCGGGGACCAGTTGGATTACGATTGGAACATTCAAGAATTTGATGATAATAATTACCGTTTAAGGGTGGGTGCACCGAACGGTTTTTACCGCGAATTTGTTGGTGATGCCAATGATCCCTCGATACATGTTTCCGCTAAGCCGGAAGTAAGCGGTGTCGGTATGAAACCAACCGGTAACCTGGTGGTTCAAGTTAAAAATTTAGCAGCATCCCCGGTGTCTATTTTGGTTGCCGATAACGCTTATGGAAACAAATCGATCAGCCGGGAAATTGCCGCTAAAAGTACCGTGGAAATGGTGCTGCCGTTGAGCAAAAGCAAGGGCTGGTATGATTGGTCAATGACCGTTAAAGGCGAAAAAAAGTACCTGAGAAGATATGCCGGAAGGGTAGAAGATGGAAAGGAAAGCCTGACGGATCCGTTTATGGGGGGAGAGGTATAA